The sequence ATCATCAAAATGGACAATGCCAATTAGAAATTGGAAATCGGCGCTGAATCGGTTTACGATTGAGTTCGAAGATCGGTTGATCAACTATGTTTAACAACTGCAGTTACACAGAATGGTTTACAGTCTCGTCAGATCAGCAGCTCCATGAGCCATTTAGATGCCTCTGCGCAAAAAACCGCGTCTTCATCCGAAAAACTAAACACGCTTTCTAGTGAATTGCTTGTCTATGCTCGACAACTAAAACAATCTCTGGAATATTTTAGACAAACAGGAACTGATGAGTAGGATAATTACTAATTTCTTATGCGAACGGTTAATCTTGGACGCATTGCAAGAATATACGCCGTCCTTGGAGCACATCTATTCGAAGCTAATCGTAACGTCAGTTTTTCCAAGAATGAGTGTGCCGTCCAGCGAGGTATTGGCGAATTGACTGCCTTTATTAGTTTCTACAGATAAGGCCTGTGAGTGACCAGTCTTAAAAGTAGTCGCCCCGTCTTCTGCATTAAAAATAAACTTCGCCGTGTCAGCAACAATTACCGCACCGATCACAGCACGAGCCGTCGCGGCCTGAGCGCTTCCCATAACGGCAACTAAAACAACCAAAAATACTACAATACGCACAGTGGATTTCCTCATTCTTTGTTCTTTTAGCGTCCTATAAAAACTAATCCACGTTAAGAAAGGTTTCATGCGAGTAACGAAGTGTTTCTTACATAAGAGAAACCGAATTAACGACTGGTAGATTTTTCTTCTAGTGAGGAAATGATAAGTGATAACAACGCATTTTCAAAGTCATACTTCTTCTGTTGGAAAATTTATGTTGCCACTGCTTTTTTCAGCGATAAATACATTCTCATCCGAATTTCCTCATTATTTCCCTTAATATTTCAGCTAAATAAATGACTTCAACGTTATATGTTACATTGCGTTACAAAGCAATTCTTTCTAATACTCGGTGATTATTCATTTACTATTGGAAGCTCAACCGTAAATCGCGTGTATTGCTCACCGTCACTTTCCAGTGAAATCGTACCTCCATGAAGCTCGATAATATTTTTCGCAATATTTAGGCCCAAACCATATCCGGGAATCGCATGATTGCGCGATGGATCAAGACGTGTAAAGGCGTTAAATATTCTCGACTGATCTGCGACCTTTATCCCTTGACCATAATCTATTATATCTATACATACGATTTTCGAATCACCGTGCAACTTGATCTCTACATGTCTTGTCTGGTGCATGGAGTATTTCAAGGCATTTTCAATTACATTTTGCAATGCCGTACGAATGCGCTTGATATCAGCATCTATGTAAATAGGTTCTTGCGGCAAAGACAATTCTATCCCTGGGATTACATTACCATTGCGTCGAACAATAGACTCTAGCAAATCCCCAAGATCGAACTTAGAAAAGTACAATTCAATTCTTCCGCTTTGCAACCGTGACGACAACAATATATCTTCGATCAACTCATTTAAGATCCTGACTTCTTCATTGATGGAGTCCTTTAAACGTTGATCATCTAACATTTCACTCGCTAGCTTGATACGCGTAAGTGGTGAACGTAATTCATGGCTAATGTCTCTCAGTAGCTGTGTTTTAGCAGAAAACAAGGCATTCAGTTCACGCGTCATGTCATTAAAAGAGTGTGTCAGCCGCCCAAGTTCATCGCTGGAGGTAGGCGTGATTTCATACCCCAAATTTCCCGCGGCGGCATTCGCGAAACCTTGATTCAACGCCTTAATAGGACGAAACAAACGACGCACCAGTAGATAACTAAACGCGATAACAATGCTGATAACACTGCTGACTACAATTAGCACCAAGAGACTATTTCCGGCCAATCGACGATGGTTAACAATAAATATATAGGTATGATGACCGACCACCATTTTTGCCCCACTAGATCCGCGATAATGAGCTATAGCAAGAGGCTGACTTTTGATGTCATGAAAGTCATAATTGGATACATCGGTGTTACCCGAATTCTTGCTTTTGTATTGGGCTTCTTTGGAATAGACGAATACTTTTAATCCTGTCTTCTCTGCCACTTGATCAATATTTTCCTGTTGAGGAGGATTGCCTATATCACTAATCAAGTAGCCGATATATTGATTCACATTTGCCATCAACTGAACATGAAACTGGGACTCTTCTTCAGCGGCCCACCGCAGCCCCATCGCCAAGAGAACGATAAGCAGTATTCCGGTTAGAACAAAAATTGCCAGCAGTTTTACAAATAGAGATTGACGAATACGTGAGAACATTATTGAATCTCAGCGATAAATTGATAGCCACGACCAAACACAGTTTTGATAAAGCGCGGTTGCTTCGGTGGGTCTCCGAGCTTTGCACGCAATCGACTGACGGTGACATCAATACTACGATTAAATGCATCCCAATCGAGGCCTCTGCTAGCCTCGAAAAGATCGTCACGACTCACAACAGCTCCCGGGCGCGTCACTAAAATACGTAACATGTCAAACTCCGCGCTGGTAAGTACGACGTCGATACCATCGACCTTGACTTGTCCTTTTTCCAGACTTATCTCTATATTTTCAAATTCTAAACTTGAGTCAGTAGAATGATTTTTCCCGCTACGTTTGATAATACTGTTGATCCGCGCAAGCAATTCCCGTGGTTCGAAGGGTTTGGGAAGATAGTCGTCGGCACCTAGCTCCAGACCAACAATTCGATCAGTAGTGTCTCCACGTGCGGTCAACATGATTACAGGTATTTGTTTTTGGCGACGTATGCGACGTAGAGTTTCAAAACCGTCAATCTCAGGTAACATTACATCAAGAATAATCAAGTCGAATACCTGTTGCGATATAAGCTCCAGCCCCTGAATAGGATTCACCGATCTTACAAGCTTGAAGTTAAACCGGGAGAGATACTCCTCAAGCAACTCTCCCAGTTTAACGTCGTCATCGATTAGTAATAATTGCTTAGTCATGGAACGCGTCAGAAAATAATTGAGACTTAGTCCTCATCGTGATGGTATTTCATGAACTTTTCCAGCTTTTTCGCCAGTTTCCTCTTTTGCTCCTCATTCAGCGAAGCATGAAAAACACTAAGCTTGGAAAAAAACTCTGGCGCAGCTGCTGCCATAGACTGCTGATGATCATCAAAAATATCCTGAAACGCTTGAGGCTCAATCTGCTCCTGAGTCACTAGGCCTAAAAGCGTATCCATGTGTTGTTTACGTGTAGATTTTCGTTCTTTATGATGTTTTACAAATACGTCAGTTACATCCTTGAGCTTTGCTTGTTGATCCGCACCCAAATCAAGTTTGCGTGTAATCTTCTTATTTAACCATTCAGCCTTTTCTTCCGGGTCATGTCGATGATGTCCGCAGGCAGACAGAATCAAAATCAAGGCCCCTGTGATAAAGGTTAAGGCGGAAAAACCAAATATCTTCTTCATGTCAAATCTCCAATAGTTCAAATAACAGTATCAATACTGCCATGTTGACCCCTGGGAGTCTTTTCTGATTCCTTAAATGTTGTTACAACTTGTAACAGGTGCCCACCCAATTTCCCTCGTGACGATTTAGACACAGACTTTAATTCCTAAACTATCGAATACCCGCCGGTCTTAAATCATCTGATAAAGACTGAGCATACACCTTATCCTTAAACGGTTGTCGTCTAAGCCAGATGTCTAGGTAGAATTCAGGGTGCAGACTAAACAACTCTTCAACTTGAAATTCTGCCTCTCCTATATTACCCATACGTTGCAGCACTATAATCTTGAACACATTTGCCTGTAAACGCGATGGGTTAATTAACGAGGACTGATGCGTGAACCACGGCGTCCGAGCATAGCTTGGCCTCTTAAAAAAACAATCGTAGGCATCAAAAGACTGGGTATAGCATCGCTGCTCACGGCGAGAACGAAAATCTTAGCGCAAAAAAAAGCCCGCCATTCGGCGGGCTTTTGACATCAATTTCAAGTAAAACTACTTGTAGAAACCAATCATGGTTTCCAGTGACTTAGCATTGATTTTAGAAGCATGACCAGCACATCCAAAGGCTTCGTAGCGAGCCTTACAGATTTGCATCATCGCTTTTGTCGATTCCTTCAGGAATTTACGCGGGTCGAAATTGGATTTGTTTTCAGCCAGGTGCTTACGTATTGCGCCCGTAGAAGCCATACGCAAGTCTGTATCGATATTTACCTTACGAACGCCAGACTTAATACCTTCAACGATTTCTTCGACCGGTACGCCGTAAGTTGTACCCATGTCACCACCGTAGTTGTTGATGATTTCCAACCAGTCCTGAGGCACTGAAGAAGAACCATGCATAACCAGGTGAGTGTTAGGAATCACTGCGTGAATTTCTTTGATACGGTCGATACGCAGAACCTTACCTGTAGGTGGCTTGGTGAATTTGTATGCGCCGTGAGAAGTACCGATGGCGATAGCTAGCGCGTCAACTCCAGTCTTCTCTACGAAATCTTTGGCTTCTTGAGGGTCAGTTAACAACTGAGAATGATCCAGAACGCCTTCAGCGCCATGTCCATCTTCTTCACCCATCATGCCGGTTTCAAGCGAACCCAAGCAACCCAGTTCACCTTCAACCGAAACACCACCTGCATGTGCCATTTCACAAACTTTCTTGGTGACTTCTACGTTGTACTCGTAAGAAGACGGTGTCTTCATGTCAGGCATGAGTGAGCCATCCATCATTACTGATGAGAAGCCAGACTGGATCGAGCGCAAGCATACCGCTGGCTCAGAGCCGTGATCCTGGTGCATAACGATAGGAATGTGTGGATACATTTCGATCGCAGCAGAGATCAGGTGACGCAGGAAAGGCTCGCCCGCGTATGAACGCGCGCCAGCAGAACCCTGCATGATGACAGGTGAGTCAACTGCGTCAGCAGCCTGCATAATTGCATGAACCTGTTCCATATTATTTACGTTGAATGCTGGCAAACCGAAGCTGTTTTCAGCCGCGTAGTCCAACAATTGACGCATTGAGATAAGTGCCATTTCAGTCTCCTGTATATTACCTAATTACTAAAAATTTCTTCCAAACTAGTCTGCATCGGCAGGGGCCAGATCACCAACTCGTACAACCTTCAGTGCATTTGTGCCACCGTGCACACCCATAAAATCACCCTTGGTGATGACGACAAGATCGCCATCACGTACCGCGCCTCTTTGCACAAGTTCGTCAATAGCGCGCTTATTTACCGTCGCGTGATCCTTGGTTTTGGTATCAAACGCAATCGGATAAACACCTCGATACAAGGTTACCTTGCGACGTGTTTTTTCATGCCGGGTCAGGGCATAAATCGGACGATCCGAGCTGATACGTGACATCCACAATGCTGTCGCACCAGATTCGGTCAAAGAGGCAAGTGCTTTCACACCCAAGTGGTTAGCGGTGTACATCGCAGCCATTGCGATTGCTTCATCGATGCGTGAAAACTGTTCATCTATTCGGTGATCGGAAACACGCGCGAGATGTTGTTTTTCCGCTTCACGACATACACGATCCATAGCAGCGATCGCTTTATCGGGATACTTTCCTGTCGCTGTTTCCGCAGACAACATTACGGCATCTGTTCCATCAAGCACGGCATTAGCAACATCGAAAACCTCCGCACGGGTTGGAATCGGGTTATATATCATTGATTCCATCATTTGCGTGGCGGTGATTACGATGCGATTCAATTCACGCGCGCGGGAAATCAGCTGCTTTTGTACAGCTGGCAGTTCCGCGTCGCCGATCTCTACACCAAGATCTCCACGCGCAACCATCACTGCATCAGAGGCAAGAATAATTTCATCTAACACATGTAGCGCTTCCGCTCGTTCAACCTTGGCGATCAAACCAGCATCGCCACCAGCATCTAGCATTAACTGACGTGCTTCATGCATATCCGCCGCTGAACGTGGAAAAGAAACCGCTATATAATCCGCCTGAAGCTTTGCCGCAGTCTTGATGTCTTTGCGATCTTTTTCGGTCAAGGCCGGCGCCGACAACCCACCACCTTGTAAATTAATACCTTTTCGATCAGACAAAGTGCCACCGTGCACCACACGACACTGAACGGCGGTATCAACAACTTCTTCCACCCACAATACTATGCGGCCATCGTCCAGCAACAACGTGTCACCACGTTTTACGTCGTTAGGTAATGCCTTGTAAGCAATACCAACGCGCTCCTCGTTACCCGCGTCAGAACCTAGCTCACCGTCGAGGATGAAAATACTGCCTTCAACAAGTTCAATCTTTCCATTTTTAAAGCGTTCAATTCGAATCTTCGGTCCCTGAAGATCGACAAGCACGCCAATTTCACGACCATGCGCTCGCGCACGATCTCGTACCATATCCACCCGGGCCGTGTGTTCTTCCACACTACCATGAGAAAAATTGATACGCACAACATCAAGACCCGCCTCAATCAGCTTGTCCAAAACCTTTGGATCATCTGTTGCCGGCCCCAGGGTTGCCAATATCTTTGTACGTCTGAGCATAAACTCTCTTAGAAAAAGTTGGCCCATGATCTACATGGGCCGTGAATCCAGTTAACCGTTGGCGCGTTGCTCCAAAATTTCAACTGCTGGCAATTTCT is a genomic window of Gammaproteobacteria bacterium containing:
- a CDS encoding HAMP domain-containing histidine kinase yields the protein MFSRIRQSLFVKLLAIFVLTGILLIVLLAMGLRWAAEEESQFHVQLMANVNQYIGYLISDIGNPPQQENIDQVAEKTGLKVFVYSKEAQYKSKNSGNTDVSNYDFHDIKSQPLAIAHYRGSSGAKMVVGHHTYIFIVNHRRLAGNSLLVLIVVSSVISIVIAFSYLLVRRLFRPIKALNQGFANAAAGNLGYEITPTSSDELGRLTHSFNDMTRELNALFSAKTQLLRDISHELRSPLTRIKLASEMLDDQRLKDSINEEVRILNELIEDILLSSRLQSGRIELYFSKFDLGDLLESIVRRNGNVIPGIELSLPQEPIYIDADIKRIRTALQNVIENALKYSMHQTRHVEIKLHGDSKIVCIDIIDYGQGIKVADQSRIFNAFTRLDPSRNHAIPGYGLGLNIAKNIIELHGGTISLESDGEQYTRFTVELPIVNE
- a CDS encoding response regulator transcription factor, with translation MTKQLLLIDDDVKLGELLEEYLSRFNFKLVRSVNPIQGLELISQQVFDLIILDVMLPEIDGFETLRRIRRQKQIPVIMLTARGDTTDRIVGLELGADDYLPKPFEPRELLARINSIIKRSGKNHSTDSSLEFENIEISLEKGQVKVDGIDVVLTSAEFDMLRILVTRPGAVVSRDDLFEASRGLDWDAFNRSIDVTVSRLRAKLGDPPKQPRFIKTVFGRGYQFIAEIQ
- a CDS encoding Spy/CpxP family protein refolding chaperone, translated to MKKIFGFSALTFITGALILILSACGHHRHDPEEKAEWLNKKITRKLDLGADQQAKLKDVTDVFVKHHKERKSTRKQHMDTLLGLVTQEQIEPQAFQDIFDDHQQSMAAAAPEFFSKLSVFHASLNEEQKRKLAKKLEKFMKYHHDED
- the fba gene encoding fructose-bisphosphate aldolase class II (catalyzes the reversible aldol condensation of dihydroxyacetonephosphate and glyceraldehyde 3-phosphate in the Calvin cycle, glycolysis, and/or gluconeogenesis), with product MALISMRQLLDYAAENSFGLPAFNVNNMEQVHAIMQAADAVDSPVIMQGSAGARSYAGEPFLRHLISAAIEMYPHIPIVMHQDHGSEPAVCLRSIQSGFSSVMMDGSLMPDMKTPSSYEYNVEVTKKVCEMAHAGGVSVEGELGCLGSLETGMMGEEDGHGAEGVLDHSQLLTDPQEAKDFVEKTGVDALAIAIGTSHGAYKFTKPPTGKVLRIDRIKEIHAVIPNTHLVMHGSSSVPQDWLEIINNYGGDMGTTYGVPVEEIVEGIKSGVRKVNIDTDLRMASTGAIRKHLAENKSNFDPRKFLKESTKAMMQICKARYEAFGCAGHASKINAKSLETMIGFYK
- the pyk gene encoding pyruvate kinase, whose translation is MLRRTKILATLGPATDDPKVLDKLIEAGLDVVRINFSHGSVEEHTARVDMVRDRARAHGREIGVLVDLQGPKIRIERFKNGKIELVEGSIFILDGELGSDAGNEERVGIAYKALPNDVKRGDTLLLDDGRIVLWVEEVVDTAVQCRVVHGGTLSDRKGINLQGGGLSAPALTEKDRKDIKTAAKLQADYIAVSFPRSAADMHEARQLMLDAGGDAGLIAKVERAEALHVLDEIILASDAVMVARGDLGVEIGDAELPAVQKQLISRARELNRIVITATQMMESMIYNPIPTRAEVFDVANAVLDGTDAVMLSAETATGKYPDKAIAAMDRVCREAEKQHLARVSDHRIDEQFSRIDEAIAMAAMYTANHLGVKALASLTESGATALWMSRISSDRPIYALTRHEKTRRKVTLYRGVYPIAFDTKTKDHATVNKRAIDELVQRGAVRDGDLVVITKGDFMGVHGGTNALKVVRVGDLAPADAD